A region of the Bacillus sp. NP247 genome:
TCAAAATTCCATTCCCCATTATGTAATTCAAAATGGAGATGTTGCCCGTATGAATGACCTGTGTTTCCCATATGACCTACTAATTGTCCAGTTTGTACTTGATCACCAGCTTGTACAGTGCGATCCTTCATATGAGCATAAACTGTTGTATATAATTTCCCATTTATTTGATGGGCGATGAACACGACATTGCCGTAGCTAGCCGAATAATAAGATTTCACAACTTTACCTGCAGCAGCAGCTTGAATAGAGACATTTCCTTGTGCTGCTATATCTATACCATAATGCATTTGCTCCCAGCGCATATCAAAAGTGGAGCTGATTTTCCCTTGAGTAGGGAATTTGAAAACTGCTGGAATTGATGCAGGTTGAGCTGTTTTAGCTTGTGCTTGATTTTGATTTTGCGCTACATAGTGTTTCGCTACATATCCGTATCCTGTGCCAAAACGAATTTTATACCAAGTACCTACCGTTTCTACTACTTGTACTTGTGTACCATTTTGTAATGAGCCAAGTAGAGTGCTACTTGTACTAGCGTTGCTACGTACATTTAATTTTGGTGTTGCAACAGTATAGGAAGGAGAACCTTGTACAGTTACACCTTTTACTAGAGGTGTGGATCCATTAGATACAAATGTTTTTTGTACGTATCCAATTTGACCGTTATGTAATATTTTGTACCAATCCCCTTGTTCACCTTGAATGGTAATGAATTGACCATTTGGTAATATATCTAGAATAGAAGACTCTGTATTAGGTTCAGAACGAACGTTTAATGCGTTTGCATTTACGATATATTGATTCTTTGGTTGAACATTTTTTTTGAATAGAATTGCATCTTTTTTCATATAGCCTGTTTTGTTGTTAACAGATACTTTATACCAATCTTGAGTTGTCTCAAGAATAGTAACTGGGCTATTAAATCGAATGTTATCAATTATTGCACTGTCTGCATGGTTATTTTGATGCAGTGCAACGTTGTCAATTTTTACATATCCAGTTTTTACTGTAGATAGTTGCTTAGCAGACGCTGTTTGTATATCGGATTCTCCCATAGAAGGAAGTAAAGAAGCAATTGCGATAGTAGTTGCTGTTAAAGCTGTAGCTTTCATATTCATGTAATAAAGACCTCCTCTAGTTGTATAGTTGTAATTTTATTATAGTATAAAGATATAATATATTGGTCGTATTCACATAAATGTAATATGAAATCAATAAAAATAATGTTAGAAGAGAGATTCGTATATAAATATTGTATATATCATTTGTGGGGTCGCATTTATATTTGTTTAACACATTAAGATTTAATTCGCAATTAAGAAAATTAAAACAGTTGATGATGTCTTATGGCGGTGTTATACTGACAGTGATAATTTTATAGTTTGCTAGGAGGGCTGGTGTTGCCAGCTGAGAGTAGGGCCGTAAGCCGTTGATCCTTTTTATTACCTGATCTAGATTATGCTAGCGTAGGGAAGCAATTCGGACATTAACAATGAGTCCCCGTTTCTTTGCGTATAGAAACGGGGCTTTTTTATTTGAAAATTTCATATTAACACCACTAGGGGTGCTTTTCGTGCTGAGAGAGGAATAATCCTTAACCCTTACAACACCTGATCTAGATAATACTAGCGAAGGGAAGTGGAACAACGAATAAATTATAATTTTATTTGCTGTAACCACTTCTTATATACAGAAGTGGTTTTTTTATTGAGATAAATAGATATATAGGAAGGGGAATTATTAATGAAATTTTGTGAAAGATTATTTGATACGGTGCAGCCTGTTTGGGAGAAAAGTCATAATCATCCGTTTGTAGTAGGTATGGGGGATGGTACGTTGGAAAAAGACAAATTCCAGTACTATATTATTCAAGATTATTTATATTTGTTAGATTATGCAAAGCTATATGCAATTGGGGTTGTAAAGGCAACGAATCCACAAGTTATGGCAAAATTTGCAGAGCAAATTGATGGGATTTTAAATGGTGAAATGACGATTCATAAACAATATGCAAAAAGACTTGGCATTTCTACACAAAAGATGGAATCTGCGAAACCATCTGCTAAAAATTTAGCCTATACAAATTACATGATGTCTGTATCTCAAAAT
Encoded here:
- a CDS encoding SH3 domain-containing protein yields the protein MNMKATALTATTIAIASLLPSMGESDIQTASAKQLSTVKTGYVKIDNVALHQNNHADSAIIDNIRFNSPVTILETTQDWYKVSVNNKTGYMKKDAILFKKNVQPKNQYIVNANALNVRSEPNTESSILDILPNGQFITIQGEQGDWYKILHNGQIGYVQKTFVSNGSTPLVKGVTVQGSPSYTVATPKLNVRSNASTSSTLLGSLQNGTQVQVVETVGTWYKIRFGTGYGYVAKHYVAQNQNQAQAKTAQPASIPAVFKFPTQGKISSTFDMRWEQMHYGIDIAAQGNVSIQAAAAGKVVKSYYSASYGNVVFIAHQINGKLYTTVYAHMKDRTVQAGDQVQTGQLVGHMGNTGHSYGQHLHFELHNGEWNFEKTNAVNPLPYLVR
- the tenA gene encoding thiaminase II; translation: MKFCERLFDTVQPVWEKSHNHPFVVGMGDGTLEKDKFQYYIIQDYLYLLDYAKLYAIGVVKATNPQVMAKFAEQIDGILNGEMTIHKQYAKRLGISTQKMESAKPSAKNLAYTNYMMSVSQNGTLAELISALLPCMWSYWEIGKRLNDILGARDHEFFGEWIQGYSSEEYGKLCIWLIDLLNEMAVGKSEKELDRLEEIFLYSSRFEYLFWDMAYRKEMWGFEEQEHTTVS